Proteins from a genomic interval of Osmia bicornis bicornis chromosome 11, iOsmBic2.1, whole genome shotgun sequence:
- the LOC114873327 gene encoding uncharacterized protein LOC114873327 translates to MNSTNRNSTMSVEEAIKKFTDIIRSLNAVDQQTFLSFIADNWKPEEAKIQSISQNCTDGCHNKCSIEEDQLRSLKNIVLDIRNRVPFDGILPTEQIVPPTIGENSDCDDASTIHVDAFLYDNKEVDELIEQGEVDNLYCANCGSNNVKEYNIISHSLSVSGMLYILHTVLPSLENKTVLDIGSRLGAVLYGTHIVTSAKRIIGVEMNKELCMLQYDIVHKYKMNDRIEIVNKRIEECPEIVQKSDIIIMNNPFEFYVAESVHIEIWKFLKANIQSGTILVTRPPIETTFKTLKTGISISKWLRPYESEKFTREPQVFGSLILDPNEHSDIRFYEVL, encoded by the exons ATGAATTCAACTAACAGAAACTCTACAATGTCTGTTGAAGAAGCTATAAAAAAGTTTACGGACATTATACGTTCGTTAAATGCAGTTGATcaacaaacatttttatcatttatagCTGATAATTGGAAGCCTGAAGAAGCAAAGATTCAATCCATTTCACAAAATTGTACCG ATGGTTGTCATAATAAGTGCAGCATAGAAGAAGATCAGTTAagaagtttaaaaaatattgtccTTGACATTAGAAACAGAGTACCATTCGATGGTATACTTCCAACAGAACAGATTGTACCACCAACGATTGGAGAG AATTCAGATTGTGATGATGCATCAACAATTCATGTTGATGCATTTCTTTATGATAATAAGGAAGTTGATGAACTCATAGAACAAGGGGAAGTGGATAATTTATATTGCGCCAACTGTGGATCTAATAATGTGAAAGAATAta ATATTATATCTCATTCTCTATCAGTATCTGGTATGTTGTACATACTTCATACTGTTTTACCATCTTTAGAGAATAAGACTGTGCTCGACATAGGATCAAGATTAGGTGCTGTTTTGTATGGG ACACACATAGTGACATCTGCTAAAAGAATTATTGGAGTTGAAATGAACAAAGAACTTTGCATGTTACAGTATGATATAGTAcataaatacaaaatgaatGACCGCATTGAGATCGTAAATAAAAGAATCGAGGAATGTCCAGAAATTGTACAAAAAAGTGATATCATTATCATGAATAATCCTTTTGAATTTTACGTAGCAGAGTCAGTGCACATAGAAATCTGGAAATTTCTGAAGGCAAACATTCAAAGTGGAACAATTCTCGTTACCAGGCCTCCTATAGAAACAACGTTTAAAACTTTAAAAACTGGAATATCAATAAGTAAATGGTTGAGACCTTATGAATCAGAAAAATTTACAAGAGAACCACAAGTGTTTGGATCATTGATTTTAGATCCTAATGAACATTCCGACATTCGATTCTACGAAGTACTATAA